The Garra rufa chromosome 18, GarRuf1.0, whole genome shotgun sequence genome window below encodes:
- the LOC141290790 gene encoding uncharacterized protein — MIMGSTLAKCAATDLAIQWVGWALASAFKTEKFYDLAGSGTFILLAHLSRIWGGSGHLRQNVQTGLVSAWGLRLGTFLFLRILKEGQDRRFNNVRDSPGTFFVYWTVQALWVFITLLPTLILNSERRDEPLGPRDYLGWGIWGLGFATEAIADQQKWNFKSDPDNAGRFIHHGLWAYSRHPNYLGEILQWSGLFLSASSVMRGPQYLSAVSPLFVWFLLRYVSGIPILEKQAMKKWGSDPAFQNYIKNTPLLWPFPKFKGE, encoded by the exons ATGATCATGGGAAGCACGTTGGCCAAGTGTGCAGCCACCGATTTGGCCATTCAGTGGGTCGGATGGGCACTAGCGTCTGCTTTCAAAACGGAAAAGTTTTACGACTTGGCAG GATCTGGTACCTTCATATTGCTGGCTCATCTGAGTCGTATATGGGGTGGAAGTGGCCACCTTAGACAGAACGTACAAACTGGACTTGTCAGTGCCTGGGGTCTGag GCTCGGGACATTTCTCTTTCTTAGAATCCTAAAGGAAGGACAAGACCGGAGATTTAACAATGTCAGAGACAGCCCTGGGACATTCTTTGTGTACTGGACCGTGCAAG CTTTGTGGGTCTTTATTACCCTGTTGCCCACCCTAATTCTAAACAGTGAGAGGAGAGATGAGCCCCTGGGCCCGCGTGACTACCTCGGCTGGGGAATATGGGGGCTGGGTTTTGCTACAGAGGCCATTGCCGACCAGCAGAAGTGGAATTTTAAGAGTGATCCAGATAACGCT GGAAGGTTTATTCATCATGGACTATGGGCATACAGCAGACACCCAAACTATCTGGGGGAGATCCTGCAATGGTCAGGCCTGTTCCTGTCCGCTTCCTCCGTCATGCGTGGACCTCAATACCTCAGTGCTGTTTCTCCTCTCTTTGTCTGGTTCTTACTGAGATACGTTAGTGGGATCCCCATTCTTGAGAAACAAGCCATGAAGAAGTGGGGATCAGATCCTGCTTTCCAGAACTACATCAAAAACACTCCACTGCTGTGGCCCTTCCCCAAATTTAAAGGAGAATGA